In Levilactobacillus brevis, the genomic window AATCGCCACGGTCCTTGATCATGTTGGCCAAACGACGCTTACCCCAATCAGGTTGGAACTTCACGTCCGTTAGGCTGTCCAAGATTTCATCACGAATCTTGTCGACGGAAGCGAACCACTGCGGCGTTGCCCGGAAGATAACGGGCTTCTTGGTCCGCCAGTCAAAGGGGTAACTGTGTTCGTAAGGCATGTATTTCAGTAAGGCGTTAGCGGCCTTTAACTTGTCCAAAGCGATCTGGTTGGCATCGTCATAGAAGACGCCGTCAAAGTCAGGACCGGCTTCAGCTGTCATGTACCCCTGATCGTTCACGGGAACTAGGACTGGCAAGTTGTAAAGCTTACCCACGTTAAAGTCATCTTCCCCTAAGCCTGGTGCAGTATGAACCAAACCAGTCCCAGAGTCGGTGGTCACGAAGTCGCCTAACATCACAACCAGCTTCCGGTCCGCGATGAATGGATGTTGGGCAATGATGTTGTCCATGTCTTGACCCATCACGGTCTTCAAGACCTTAACGTCTTCCCAACCAAAACGTTCAGCATTTTCTGCAACCAAGTCACTAGCCAAGACAAACTTCCGGTCTTCGCCAGCAGGTTGAACAACGGCATATTCGATGCCGGCGTCGATGGTGATCCCTTCGGAACCCGGGATGGTCCATGGCGTCGTGGTCCACACTACCAGGTAGGTGTCGTCATCTAAGACGCCCTTCCCGTCAATAACCTTTTCGCCGTAAAAGGCGGATGGTGAGGTTACATCGTGGTATTCCACTTCGGCTTCGGCCATAGCGGATTCGGAAGACCATGACCAGTACACGGGACGCTTCCCCTTGTAGATCAGGCCACGCTTGGCAAATTCACCAAAAACGCGCACTTCGGCGGCTTCGAATTCGGGCTTCAGGGTCAAGTAAGGATTGTCCCATTCGGCGGAAACACCTAGCCGCTTGAACCCATCGCGTTGTAAGTTAACTTGCTTCAACGCGTATTCGCGACACAGGTCACGGAATTCAGCGGTCGACATCTTCTTCCGGTCGTAGCCGGCCTTGGTCAGTTGTTGTTCGATAGGCAAACCGTGAGTATCCCAACCAGGAACGTAAGGTGCCCGGTAGCCACTCATGGACTTGTAACGCACGATAATATCCTTGGAAATCTTGTTCAACGCATGACCCATGTGGATGGGACCATTCGCGTATGGTGGCCCATCATGCAAAATAAACGTTGGCTTCCCCTCGTTTAATTTTTGGCGGGCTTCGTAAATCTTGTTTTCAGCCCAGACTTTTTGCCGTTCGACTTCTTTAACTGGCAAATTGCCACGCATTTTGAACTTGGTCTTACCCAGATTCAACGTGTCTTTCACTCGCATACCGTCATTTCCTCCTTTAAATTAATGCCTTCACGGTTGGTGAACCGGTGAGCTCAAGCCATAACTGGCCTCAGCTCACCGGTCAACCACACCGGATTTTGTACTTTCATTCGCCTTACCGGATGGTCCGCTAGACGCTGGAACGCCGTGGCCGCGACTTGAAGCCTCACCAAACCCGTGAGTCTCCAAGCTCGGGCTTATGCTAAGCTAGCAGATAATCACTGCCAGCTAAGCATAACGACACGGCTGAGCATCTAGCGGACCATCCTCACGGCTAAGATTGTTGTTTCAACACAACCGTTGCTGACCAACTACTAGTTCTAGCTCAGGATAAGCTTAGCAAACCTTTTCTCATTGGCTCCCCAAAACTGATGCGCCAACTTTTTCTAATTTCACATTCCGCATCCGCTAAGACAAACAAAAAACGACCTCGCCGCAAGGGACGAAATCGTTCGTGGTACCACCCAAATTCAGAAGACGATCTGCATCGTCTTCCCTCAACACCGTATCGGGGTGTTCCGCCGTTGCTTACTGTTAGTTCAGCCACGGGGCTTGGAGAATGATACCCACTAAACAGGCTGGATGTTAGCCTTCCACCATCGCTAACTCGCTCGTATCCTCTGTTTTAGTCGGCGGATTTCTCTGCCATTTTTATGATTTATTTATCCTGGTCAAAATGCGGTTGATCGTTATCTGGGAAAATCACAACGGTCTCGCCATTATCTTCATTCGAAGCTGCATCCGCAACTGGGGCGTCAACGACCGGCGTTTCCGTCGCGGTTGCCGCACTTTCCGGTTGCGATGCATCTGAGTTTACGCCTTGAGACTGGTCGTTGTCAAGCCGGTCACCCACGACCTTCTTGATTTCCTCGTAGCTCGACATGGACCCTTCCTTCAGCAGGCTGTCCCAATCATTGGACTTGACCACCTCAAGCTGGCTTTCCAGCATAACTTGGAGCCGTTGCCGGAAGACCCGGGTACTCTTCTTCAAGTCATCCGTCTCGACGGCCAGTTTCTTAGCGCGCTTCGAGGCTTCATCCATGATCTGATTGCCCTTGTTCGTGGCTTCAGAAACGATATCGGAGCTTTGCTTTTGCGCCTCTCTGATGATGATTTCGGATTCCTTTTGAGAATTGGCCTTAACCTTGTCCGCAGCCTCTTGTGCCACCAAAATAGACTGGTTCAAGGAGTCCTTCAAGTCATTAAAATACTTGAGCTTCCCGTTGGCTGCATCCAATTGTTCTTCCAATTCTTTGTTATGGTTCAACGTAATTTGGTAATCCTTGATCACTTGATCCAAGAAGTCATTGACCTCATCGACGTTGTAGCCACGCATCTTCGTGCCAAACTCTTTATTATGAATGTCTAATGGACTTAGTACCATTGTGTTCCCTCCGCATCTATTTCTTCAACACCGCTAGGGTGACCCGAATTTTTTCCTTTTTCGTTCGACCGGCCACTTCGTCCAGCCGAACCCGACCGAACCCGCGGACGGACACAATGTCCGCGACGTCGAGTTCGTAATCCGGCTTGAGCGTCTCCGTCCAGTTCACCCGAACGTGATTGCCCTCGATGAGTTCCTTCGCCCGGTGACGGGACAAATGAAAGCCAGTTCCCACGATGTTATCTAACCGCAGAGACGAGAGGGTCGCGGACTCCGCTTCCCACTCATCGATCGGCTGAATCAAGGCGTCAAAGTCACTGACGACTAGCCGGGCCTTGACCCGACCGATGTGATCGACTTGCCCCGTCAAATAGTCGGCCATCGATGTTTCCGTGATCACCTGCCAGACTTCCCCGTCGGTCAGGATGTCGCCTAAGATTTCTCTTTCGATTCCCGAGCCCAGTAAAGTGCCGAGAATCTGGCTATGGTGCAACGTCGCGAATTTTACCGGATAGTCCACCCGCAAGAGCGTCAACTCGAAGTCTTTAGCCTCGGGTTCGTAGTAATCCGGAAAAAACAGGGCGCGCTGCATCTCAGCCAAATGGTGACCCCCGCTGAATTGAACTTTCACGTCGGCCCGATGCGCCAACGTGGTGGCAATGTACACTTGCCGTGGGTTCAAGAAATGCGTGAGGACGGGCCGGTATTCGTCGGCCACCTGTTGTAGCCAGCCGCCAACGGCATCTATGAAGGATGCCTCATCGGGCCGGAAATGTTGCATGACGTTCTCATCCACGTCTCAAACCTCCCCTCGACTTGTCAAACGTGCAAACTCAGTACAGCAAGCTCATGACAATGTACTGCAAGTATTGTAAACCATATTGAACTAACGATAGGACGATGATGGCCACGACTGGGCCGAAGCCTAAGGGTCCCACCGAAATGAAATTAAAGTAACTTAGAAATGGTTCAACCAGTCGGCCAATGAATTGACCCAATTTCGACTGGTATGCGCCCGGCAACCAGCTCATTAACGCGTAGACCACAATCAACAGGATATATGCGCTAACGGCCCAGCTGAGGACTTGAAAAATTAAATTCACTATTGTTAACAAGGCGTCGCTCCTTTACTTCGTAAACTGCGTTCCTAAATTAGCTGCGACGTCTCCGCTAACTTCAAAGTTATGCGGGGTACACAGAAAAATCTGTTCACCAATCCGCTTAATCTCGCCACCAACCGCAAATGCGGTCCCGTTTAGGAAATCCACGATGCGTTGCGCCTGAGACTCGTCGACCCGGGCAAAATTCACGATCACGGCATCGCCGCCCGTGAGTTGCTTGGCAATTGACTTGGCATCGGAATAAATTCGCGGTTCGCAAATTGCGATATGACTGGCATTGGGCTTTGCATTGCGCATGGCAACCACCTTTCGACTATCAACCGGCCGATTAGGGGTAGCTGGCGTTGATTTCGCTACCGGAGTTGACTCAGGTTCCTGATAGTCTTCGTCATAATCATCGTTCACACCGAAAAATTTGCTAAGACTAAACTTCTCCGCCATGGTTGGCCACTCCTCTCATAACGACTACTACCGGAATGAGTTTACTTACGCCGCCGCTTGAAGAATGGTGGCGTATCCTCACCCTTGTTACTGTCATCTGCCGCATTATCATTGTTTGAGCTTGGGTTGAAGATGTTGAAGTCTGGCTTATCGACCCCGGCAAATTCATCACGGGATGAACTTGGCTTCGGTTCTGGCCGGTGCGCGGGTTCGCGAATGTCCCAGTTGCCAAACGGATCTTGGTTGGTATCCTTAGGCGCTTGGGCGTTTGTGGTATCTGCTGTGTTCGTAGCTTGACCAGCTTCACGCCGTGCCACCCGACTGTGTTGGGCCGCTTCGCGTTCTTCCTTCTTCTTGTCGATCCCGGTTGCAATCACCGTTACCCGGACTTCATCGCCGAGTTCTTCGTCGATGGACGTCCCGAAGATGATGTTCACGTCGCTGGTAGCGGCGTCGGAAACGATTTGTGAAGCAGCTTGGGCTTCAAACAAGGACAGGTCCGGACCACCCGTAATGTTCAGCAAGACTTGTTCGGCACCATCGATGGAAACTTCCAGTAATGGTGAGGAGATGGCCTTCTTGGTGGCGTCTTCCGTCCGGTTTTCACCGTTGGCAGACCCGATTCCCATCAGGGCGGCTCCTTGATCCTTCATCACCGTCTTCACGTCGGCAAAGTCCAAGTTCACGTAACCGGGACTCGTGATCAAGTCAGAGATTCCTTGAACCCCTTGACGGAGGACGTTGTCAGCTTCTTGGAAGGCTTCCATCATTGGCGTCTTCTTGTCGACAATCTCTAACAAGCGGTTGTTGGCAATGACGATCAGCGTATCCACGCTTTCCTTCATTGCGGCAACCCCTTCAGCGGCGAACCGTGCCCGTCGTGGACCTTCAAAACTAAATGGCCGGGTGACAACCCCAACCGTCAGGGCACCGCTGTCCTTGGCAATCTTAGCCACGATAGGTGCGGCACCGTTCCCGGTACCCCCGCCCATGCCGGCCGTCACGAAGACCATGTCGGCACCATCTAAGGCTTCCGTAATCTGTTCTTCGCTTTCTTCGGCTGCCTTGGCGCCCACTTCTGGGTTGGCCCCGGCACCGAGACCCTTGGTCAGCTTCGGCCCAAGTTGAATCTTGGTCTCAGCCTTTGAAGCCTCTAAGGCCTGGACGTCGGTGTTGGCCACGATAAATTCGACACCCTTGACGTCTTCGGTAATCATCCGGTTAACGGCATTGTTACCCCCGCCACCGACACCGATAACTTTGATAGTCGCGCCGTGGTTTTGCGCTGAATCTAGTGAGTATTCCATATTTGTCTATTCCTCCATCTCGCGTTAGTCGAAGAAGTCGCTAAAGAACTTCCGGAACCCATCAGTTCGCTTTTTCTTTTGTTTTGGTTGTTTGGCCTTCGGAGCCTGAGCGGATTGGTTCGCCGCGTTATTCGCTGCCTCTTGGGCGGCCTCGCGGGACCGAATCTCATCCGTTTCATCGGCTAATTGGGTGGAGCCCGTCAAAGCACTCTTGATGAGCAAGTCAATCTCACTCAATCCCCCAAAGTATTTCACTAAAGCTAGGGCCAGGGTGAACGATGGGTGCCGAAGCCCCATCTGGTCGGGCACGTAGACCCGCACGTTCGTCCCAAACTCATCCGTGGCCAAGTCAGTGATGCCAGGTAGCGCAGCAACGCCACCGGTCAACACGATACCCCCCGGTAATTCTAAGGCTTGGACCTTGTCTAAGTTTGACCGTAACCGTTGGAAAATCTGGTCGAGCCGCGCTTCAATGATTTCAGCTAAGTATTTTTCCGAAATTGGCGTCGGTTGGCTTTGACCAACGACGTCGACGGGAAATTCATCCTCGTCGCTTGCTTGGGTCGAATCGGCGTAACCGTAGTCACGCTTCAACTTCTCCGCGCTGTCCAGAGAGGTGTTCAGGACCACCGAGATATCCTTGGTGATGAACTGGCCACCCTCCTGGTCGACATCAATGTATTTTAACTGATGGTCGTGAATCACAGCGGCCGTGGATTGACCACCGCCGAGATCGACTAAGATGGTCCCAAAGTCCTGTTCGCCATCATTCATCACCATCATGCCTTGAGCCATCGGGTTAATAACTGTTCCCCGCAGGTTAAGACCAGCCTGTTCCACGGCTTTGCGGGTATTGTGCATGATCGTCTTCGGTCCGGTAAACAACGTCCCGTGAATCTCGAGACGAACCCCCACCATTCCGCGTGGATCTTTAATCCCGTCAAACCCATCGACCACGAACTCATCGGCTAAAATGTCGACGACCTCGCGTTCCGGTGGCAGGCTCTGGATCAAGGCGGCATTTGCCACCGTCTGGACATCTCGTCCGGTAATCTCGCGTGACTGATCGTCAATGGCAATCATGCCGCTACATGGTTCAATTTTTAACATATTTGCGGGAATTCCCACAATCACATCGTGAATTTCGATGCTGGCCTTCTCTTCGGCTTGTCGAACGGCGCGCTGAATTGCTTCAGCTGCCTTGTCAATATCCACGATTACCCCGCGGCTGACACCATTCGAACGTTCGTTTCCCACACCAATAACGTTCATTTGCCCTTTAACATTCTCAGCAACAATGACTTTTATTGAGGTGGTTCCTATATCGAGACCAACGTACATCCCTGAATTATCCATAGAAAAAGGAACCTCCTAAGTTAATCTAATATCAACACTGCATGAATTCGCTTTTTCCCCTAATTATTTTTCAGTTTACCACATTTACTAGGGGTTGAAAAAGCCTTATTGACGCTTTTTCGCCGTTGCAATCAAAATGAATTATTTTGTAAAGGGGTACGAGTACGCCCCGACCTCCAAATTGACCACACCTTTTTGCTTCATCTTCGCCGCAATTCCCGGATAATAGGCCATTTTCTGGGCAAAAGTCGGGATGCTGGCGTAGACTTCGTTCCCGTCATTCATGAACAGATGCACCCGATTGGGATTATCTTTATTCGGGGCATCATGAATTTCGCTGATATTGCGTTTAATTTCCGAATCAAGCTTGGCGTATTGCAGAATCATACGGTGCAGTGTTCGTGAACTCTTAAAGTTACCGTACACCGGCGTGCCACTCTTAGGTTGCGTCACCGACTGTTCACTAACAATACCATTTTCCAAGACTTCATAGTAACGATTTTGCTTCATCACGTACCCCGCGGTCGCGTACTCGGTCACCCGAACCGTGGCCTGGTTGGGCCGTTGAAAGTGAATCGTGACGCGCTTTAACCGTGAATTTCGTTGGGGCGCTTGTCGTTCCAAACGTTGCGTGTGCCCCAGCAGCTTGAAGATTGAATCTCCCGGTTGAAGTTGGACGGCCCGCTGAACCCGTTGGGTGCTCAGCGCCTGTGCCCCCCGCACGGTCACGGATTGAAGGTGACTGAGCGGCGAAATCAGGTAAACCATCGCGGCAATCACCACCGCAAAGCTGGTCAACAGTAACGTTAACCGGCGGACCAACTTGCGGTTGCGTTGGTGCTTTAACCGGGGTAATTTATCCCCAATGCGTTTGGCTTGATGAATCCACTTCGGTGCTTTGGCTTGCTTTCGCTGGGCCGCTGCTTTTCGCTGGTAATTCTCCCAGGGCGTCAACGTTTCTTGTTGCTTCTTATCGTTGCGGTTCAAACGAAACTTCACAGCCGCACACCTCCCACTTACTGGATTAGCGCGCTAGTCACGCTTGAGTGAAAGAACCACGTCCAAGACCCGGTCCGCGGCGTCTGGAACACCCAATTGCTTGGACGCAGACGCCATGTCTTGCCGCAAATCATCGTCGGTCATCAGTTGATCGGCCTTGGCCACCAGGGTGTCCCCGGTCAAGTCGGCTTCCTTGATGATCTCCGCCGCCCCCACATTAACCAACGATTGCGCGTTCTTGGTTTGATGGTCCGCCGTGACGTAAGGACTCGGGATTAGAATGGACGGAATCCCATCGGCCGTAATCTCGGCAATGCTGGTGGCCCCGGCACGACCCACAATGGCCGCCACCTTAGGCAGAACCTCCGGCATATTCGGAATGTACGGTTTCACAACCACGTTGTCACCAAGCGTGGTGCCCTTGAGCTGTTCCATCACGCCATCGTAACGCTTCTGTCCGGTGACAAAGACCACCTGATAGTCGCGCTGGTTAAAGGCGGGAATGGCCGCCACCGTTGCCGCATTAATCTTGAGAGCGCCTTGTGAGCCCCCGAAGATGAGCAACGTTGGGACGTCATCCTTCAAGTTGTAGGACTGCCAGTTGAAGTCACTGACGACTTCGGCAGCCTCCTGCGCCCGTGGATTCCCAGTCTTCACCATCTTGCTGGCTGGCAATTGGTCCAGCGCTGCATCGAAGACGTAGGCAATCCGGTCCACGTAGCGACTGAGGAATCGGTTGGTAATCCCTACCACACTATTTTGCTCGTGAATCATCGTCGGGACGTGGAGCCGGCTAGCGGCATACACCACGGCACCCGAGACATAGCCCCCGGTCCCAACGACCACGTCAGGCTTAAAGGTTTTGATCATTTTTTTCGTTTCGTGAACACTCTTGAGGAACAGATACAGCGTCTTGAAGTTCTCCAACGACAGGGAACGCTTGAATCCTTGAATCTTTGTGGACTTAAACGGAATGCCCTTGGCTGGTACAATACTGCTCTCCAGGCCCCGTTCTGAACCCACGTAGAGAACTTCTGCGTGGGGGTCTCGTTTCTTTAAGGCTTTAATTAGGGCCAGCGCCGGGTAAATATGCCCACCGGTACCGCCACCCGATACGATTAGTCGCATTTACTTTTCCTCCTGCTTACCCGTAAGCTTCTCCACGGCTTTGATAAAGCGATCGCCGCGGACCTCAAAGTTCCGGTATTGATCCCAACTGGCATTGGCTGGCGATAAGAGAATAATATCGCCCGGAGCGCTCAGTTGGTAAGCGACTGGCACCCCGGCTTCGGCGTTTTCGACCGTCTTGATGGTCTTCACGCCCGCCTGTTTTGCCGCGTCTTCCAGTAATTTAGCCGTTTGACCGAAGAGTACAATGGCCTTGACGTGCGCCTTCAGCGACGGCACCAACTTCTCAAAGGTGTAGCCCCGATCCAAGCCCCCAGCCAATAACACGACCGGTGCGTTGAACCCCTTCAAGGCCATCTCAGTGGCCTCCATGTCGGTAGCCTTAGAGTCGTTGTAGTATTGACGGCCCTCGGCTTCTAACACGTATTGCGTCCGGTGACGCACACCACCGAAGCTCTTCAGCACGCTGACAATCGCGGCGGTGCTGACCCCCTTGATCTTAGCGACCGCAATTGCGGCCAACGCATTTTCGACGTTATGATCACCGGGCACCTTGATCTCGCTGGCGGCCATGATCTTTTCACCGCGGAAGTACAACTCCCCGTCAACCTCGTAGGCTCCATCTTGCGACTGATTCAGCCGGGAGAACGGGACAACCTTGGCGGCAGACTGCTGACTTAATTCCCGCCATTCGGGATTATCGAAGTTGACGACAAAGTAATCGTCGGCCGTTTGATTGGCCGTAATCTTCATCTTGGCCGCAACATAGTTGGCCCGCGTCTTGTGATAGTCCAAGTGATTCGAGAAAATGTTGGTTAAAACGGCGATGTGCGGGTGAAACTTGGTAGTTCCGACCAGCATGAAGCTGGAAACTTCCAGCACCAGCGTATCGTCGGCCGTTACTTCTTGGGCCACCTTACTAGCAGGAACCCCAATATTACCGGCGTACACCGCGTGACCAGCCGTCCGATCGTGATCCAGCATCTTCTGGATCATCGTGGTCGTCGTGGTCTTGCCGTTGCTCCCCGTGACGGCAACCATCTCGGCCTCGGCCACTTCACTGGTGAGTTCCATCTCGGTGATGATGGGTAGCTTCAGGTCCAACGCACGCTTCACGACGGGAACATCGTAGGGAATCCCCGGATTTTTCACCATCAAGTCATATCCGGCATCTAACAGATCCGGCGTTTGCTTCCCTAAAATCACCTGAAAACCGGCTGCCTGCAACTCCTGGGCATCCTGATTCTTTTCCAGTGGTTGAACGTCACTGACGGTCACCTTAGCCCCCAAACGCTTTAATAATTTGGCTGCATTGGTTCCGCTCTTGGCCAATCCCAAGACCAGAACCTTTTTCCCTGCATATGTCGTGATCTGCTTCATAACACCGTTCGCTCTCCATTCGTTTAGTGTTGCTGATTTATTTTCATTTTATATTGTTGCTGTCCGTCGTCAGAACGACGGCGGACCTACTTAGCTCTAAAATTGACACTACCCCTAGTTTATCAGGTTAGCCGGCTTATCTCACTAAATCTGCCAAAATCTACAAGAAATCTTCGATATTCGGCAAGTTTCCCTTAAAACTGCGGCTTAGTCACGACCCCGGCACCCTTCACTCGACTAAAAAAGGCTAGCCCCGCCCTAACGAGCAAGCTAGCCCATTAGTCGTCAGTCGTTAGTGTGCAAGAATCGTCCACACCCCAGTTAACGCGGTAATCA contains:
- the sepF gene encoding cell division protein SepF, whose product is MAEKFSLSKFFGVNDDYDEDYQEPESTPVAKSTPATPNRPVDSRKVVAMRNAKPNASHIAICEPRIYSDAKSIAKQLTGGDAVIVNFARVDESQAQRIVDFLNGTAFAVGGEIKRIGEQIFLCTPHNFEVSGDVAANLGTQFTK
- a CDS encoding YggT family protein gives rise to the protein MLTIVNLIFQVLSWAVSAYILLIVVYALMSWLPGAYQSKLGQFIGRLVEPFLSYFNFISVGPLGFGPVVAIIVLSLVQYGLQYLQYIVMSLLY
- the murD gene encoding UDP-N-acetylmuramoyl-L-alanine--D-glutamate ligase, coding for MKQITTYAGKKVLVLGLAKSGTNAAKLLKRLGAKVTVSDVQPLEKNQDAQELQAAGFQVILGKQTPDLLDAGYDLMVKNPGIPYDVPVVKRALDLKLPIITEMELTSEVAEAEMVAVTGSNGKTTTTTMIQKMLDHDRTAGHAVYAGNIGVPASKVAQEVTADDTLVLEVSSFMLVGTTKFHPHIAVLTNIFSNHLDYHKTRANYVAAKMKITANQTADDYFVVNFDNPEWRELSQQSAAKVVPFSRLNQSQDGAYEVDGELYFRGEKIMAASEIKVPGDHNVENALAAIAVAKIKGVSTAAIVSVLKSFGGVRHRTQYVLEAEGRQYYNDSKATDMEATEMALKGFNAPVVLLAGGLDRGYTFEKLVPSLKAHVKAIVLFGQTAKLLEDAAKQAGVKTIKTVENAEAGVPVAYQLSAPGDIILLSPANASWDQYRNFEVRGDRFIKAVEKLTGKQEEK
- a CDS encoding DivIVA domain-containing protein, whose product is MVLSPLDIHNKEFGTKMRGYNVDEVNDFLDQVIKDYQITLNHNKELEEQLDAANGKLKYFNDLKDSLNQSILVAQEAADKVKANSQKESEIIIREAQKQSSDIVSEATNKGNQIMDEASKRAKKLAVETDDLKKSTRVFRQRLQVMLESQLEVVKSNDWDSLLKEGSMSSYEEIKKVVGDRLDNDQSQGVNSDASQPESAATATETPVVDAPVADAASNEDNGETVVIFPDNDQPHFDQDK
- the murG gene encoding undecaprenyldiphospho-muramoylpentapeptide beta-N-acetylglucosaminyltransferase encodes the protein MRLIVSGGGTGGHIYPALALIKALKKRDPHAEVLYVGSERGLESSIVPAKGIPFKSTKIQGFKRSLSLENFKTLYLFLKSVHETKKMIKTFKPDVVVGTGGYVSGAVVYAASRLHVPTMIHEQNSVVGITNRFLSRYVDRIAYVFDAALDQLPASKMVKTGNPRAQEAAEVVSDFNWQSYNLKDDVPTLLIFGGSQGALKINAATVAAIPAFNQRDYQVVFVTGQKRYDGVMEQLKGTTLGDNVVVKPYIPNMPEVLPKVAAIVGRAGATSIAEITADGIPSILIPSPYVTADHQTKNAQSLVNVGAAEIIKEADLTGDTLVAKADQLMTDDDLRQDMASASKQLGVPDAADRVLDVVLSLKRD
- a CDS encoding FtsQ-type POTRA domain-containing protein is translated as MKFRLNRNDKKQQETLTPWENYQRKAAAQRKQAKAPKWIHQAKRIGDKLPRLKHQRNRKLVRRLTLLLTSFAVVIAAMVYLISPLSHLQSVTVRGAQALSTQRVQRAVQLQPGDSIFKLLGHTQRLERQAPQRNSRLKRVTIHFQRPNQATVRVTEYATAGYVMKQNRYYEVLENGIVSEQSVTQPKSGTPVYGNFKSSRTLHRMILQYAKLDSEIKRNISEIHDAPNKDNPNRVHLFMNDGNEVYASIPTFAQKMAYYPGIAAKMKQKGVVNLEVGAYSYPFTK
- the ftsZ gene encoding cell division protein FtsZ, with translation MEYSLDSAQNHGATIKVIGVGGGGNNAVNRMITEDVKGVEFIVANTDVQALEASKAETKIQLGPKLTKGLGAGANPEVGAKAAEESEEQITEALDGADMVFVTAGMGGGTGNGAAPIVAKIAKDSGALTVGVVTRPFSFEGPRRARFAAEGVAAMKESVDTLIVIANNRLLEIVDKKTPMMEAFQEADNVLRQGVQGISDLITSPGYVNLDFADVKTVMKDQGAALMGIGSANGENRTEDATKKAISSPLLEVSIDGAEQVLLNITGGPDLSLFEAQAASQIVSDAATSDVNIIFGTSIDEELGDEVRVTVIATGIDKKKEEREAAQHSRVARREAGQATNTADTTNAQAPKDTNQDPFGNWDIREPAHRPEPKPSSSRDEFAGVDKPDFNIFNPSSNNDNAADDSNKGEDTPPFFKRRRK
- the ftsA gene encoding cell division protein FtsA, with the protein product MDNSGMYVGLDIGTTSIKVIVAENVKGQMNVIGVGNERSNGVSRGVIVDIDKAAEAIQRAVRQAEEKASIEIHDVIVGIPANMLKIEPCSGMIAIDDQSREITGRDVQTVANAALIQSLPPEREVVDILADEFVVDGFDGIKDPRGMVGVRLEIHGTLFTGPKTIMHNTRKAVEQAGLNLRGTVINPMAQGMMVMNDGEQDFGTILVDLGGGQSTAAVIHDHQLKYIDVDQEGGQFITKDISVVLNTSLDSAEKLKRDYGYADSTQASDEDEFPVDVVGQSQPTPISEKYLAEIIEARLDQIFQRLRSNLDKVQALELPGGIVLTGGVAALPGITDLATDEFGTNVRVYVPDQMGLRHPSFTLALALVKYFGGLSEIDLLIKSALTGSTQLADETDEIRSREAAQEAANNAANQSAQAPKAKQPKQKKKRTDGFRKFFSDFFD
- a CDS encoding RNA-binding protein; the protein is MDENVMQHFRPDEASFIDAVGGWLQQVADEYRPVLTHFLNPRQVYIATTLAHRADVKVQFSGGHHLAEMQRALFFPDYYEPEAKDFELTLLRVDYPVKFATLHHSQILGTLLGSGIEREILGDILTDGEVWQVITETSMADYLTGQVDHIGRVKARLVVSDFDALIQPIDEWEAESATLSSLRLDNIVGTGFHLSRHRAKELIEGNHVRVNWTETLKPDYELDVADIVSVRGFGRVRLDEVAGRTKKEKIRVTLAVLKK